The DNA segment AATTCGGAAATTCCCTTTTTCAATTCAGTTGTTGCAGCGATTTCTTAGTTCATAGAACATAAAGGCATTCTCATTAATAGATAAtccaaattttattgtttataaaatggCTACTGCCGCAAATAACAACGGTTATGAAGTTCTTATTGAATTACAAGCAAGTGTGGTCAAAGATGAAAATAGTTCACCACCATTTTATTTGAGTCGACCAAAAATACAGAAGTTATACGCTTATCAACGTTTTCAAGCAAATTCCAATGATGTCCGTTTACCATATTTCATCGAGCCACGCTCATATCCAATAGATTTGAATAAAGGATTcgagaaatttatttttcggcaACTTGCTGActtttcgaaaatgttggaGACTACGCAAAAATTTATAGTGGACTCAGAAGAAAATGTTCTACAACCGTATAGGTCAGAAAATCCAGAAACACACCAGTCTTTAAAAACAGAGGACGACGAATCATATCAGCAACGACAAAATTCAAAACGTAAATTAGTTCTTAGCAACCGTGGATGTTTAAGCAACATCATGATTATACCATATCGTTTGGTGGCATCGAAATATAACGACAAAACAATCTTTGCAACGCGTTATTGTGGCGTTCTTCATATCTCTGACTACAGATATGATAATGACACTTCGAGAATCAATACATATCATAGTAAATTTCAACAAACTTGTTTCTCAGGTAAGTAAAACTCaattaaaatgtacaaaaatctGTCAACTTTGTTTAGGAAAAATGTCAGCTGTGCTGCGATGAATAAGTGAACGAGTGttcttaacatatttacgtatacatatgcatgtgatTAAGAacatataagaatgtcgaggGAAGTCCCCTTTATAAAAGTTCATTCGCTGTCAAAATGTCGCTTTCAAAAATGAACTCATTTATAGTCGCTACTAACGATAAGTTTGTTGCTTCACCGAaataatatgtacattcaacaaataattgaatcaaatatctttaatttgaaaaataatttttaaatttttagtcgcAAATAccggattgaaataaaaaaaaaataaatcaataaataaaatatttagaattaaaataaaaaaatattgggtttttattattattattattatttattagagtaatatgaaatattaaactaatttgAGTAAATACACACTAGCTACCAGGGCCTATTGGGTTTAATCCGGccggatttaaataaaattaaaaccatTTAGTTAATTTTGCACTATATTCAATACTTTAGAGCCCTGTCCGGCAaaacttacatatttaaacgatttatattttatcaatttctgattttggaattgaaaattaaattttaaatttttagtattaaactgaaatataaatataagtaaaaactAGTATTTAATTCAAGATATTTGGGATTAAAAGTTAAACCTTAAAGTTTTTCtattaaaccaaaattttaaaattttacttattactattactctaaaattttattgataattttttttttaatttttctgttaatctaaaatataaaaatttaatttttaatcgcaAACATCttgacttaaaaattaaatatttcgtataattaatttttaatttcaaattcgGAATCTATCCCATGAATGTTGGATTAATAATTggattttaaattatatattttataaattaaagtggaatatatcaattttttttttaccgtgGAGTCTGAATAATTGAAAATCCACTTTTCGgggacaacaacaataatcattTGCATTAAAGATGGATGTTTGTTCATATGTAGTTTACTTTATCCAGACAGCAAAGCTATGGTGGCAGTTGAAAgaagtttatacatatacagtaaACAATAGAAtagtaatttttgcaaaatataatatatttttgttcattcttcattcaatatttaattcaagATGATCCTGATCTGATACCCGATACCGATGAACCTGTAAACGAGAATGATTACATTCGTGGAATCTTCCATACCAACCTCAAAGAATTCGATTTAATTTACTCTGGAGAACTCTCGGGAATAGTCTCAAATCATAAGATTGACGATATGTAAGATTGTATTCGAAAAGAGCGTATTATTCCTAAAACCTTGTTTTCTATATCCATATTTACGCAtttacacgtacatacatatgttatataaatcatttataggcaaaatatggaaaatattaacaaattgcAGTTTATCAGTACAAAACTACTTTGGAATTCAGACCACTCGAATTTTTGGAAACATCCAAAATGTTTAAACTGGTGGGCTACATTATATTTGGCAAACACTTCAGATTTATGTGTAGGATTGAAGGATAGAGATGGGGTCATACGTACTCCTCTACAGAGGAAGCCAGTAAAAGATCTACCAAAAGTAAGTTATAttctttaatttgaaaatattgattttaattaaatatttttaggatCAATCTTGGAAACCGAAAATTTGCATTAGATTCCTGCTGACCATGCTagaattgattgaaaaaaatatgtcttccGTTAATTGTCCATACACTGTTTATGAATTTGTGTATGACTCATTCGCAAAgtgtattaaattgaaaaagcaCATTGGTAAAACGGAATATTCTTTTTTAAACGAAGAGTACATAGAACGTTGCAGAAAACAAACATCTGTGTCATGTTAATCAACCTAAAAGTGTCTGTACatgttatgttatattaataGTGACATCAAATGTTaactaaatttaagaaatatgtacttttattatatttgtactgcataaatttgaataaaagttacaaaataacggtaaataatGTTCTCATTATCACGTTGTCTTCATTGGCAACATATAAAATTGGATATGGGTAACACTGAAAATCGATTGACTTTCTTTTTTACGTGATCATCATAGAGAAGGCTCACAGTGCGAccattatcaaaatatttaatttttcgaattggtactgttttggatgagcgtgtttcaccacagttCACATCAGGGGCAggaaaaaaacagaattgaggaGTTTTAAAGTTAAtgagaaaaatatgtttaaatattaataaaagagaGCCAATGTAGGATAAAGctattacttatatattatatatatttcctGTGTGAGTATGCATGTCACTGAACTCGccctaaacggctggaccggtTTTGATAATGTGTTCAAGGGGGTTCGAGAATgatttagattcacaatttgatacactggaaaatgtttgttttaactaatttttcattttggaatgttttacaTTGGATCCGGTAGACTGCGCTACCATCACATTatcaaatattcaatattatataatttaatttcaatattaaattgtcTCTTATTTCGCAAATATAGAAAAGCACCATAAGTTGTttaatattggatagtcgaaagtGTTTTCGTATTTGTAATCAAACTTCAGCTTGTTATACTCtggcaacaaagttgctaaggagagtattatagttttgttcacataacggttgtttgtatgtcctaaaactaaaagagttagatatagggttatatatacaaaagtgatcagggtgatgagtagagttgaaatccggatgtctgtctgtccgtctgtccgtccgtttatGAAATATGGTATTTTAACTCCTCATGGAACAGCCAGTTTCAAAGTTATAAAGTAATCTTGTCCGTGAAACGTGCAACCCAAGTACTGAGCATTTCAGTTGCGGCTGGCATAGAAATGGCCTACAGCCAAAGTCTGTTCGGCttcgaagaatattttttaaaatgtgcaCAGCCTACgcggttatttattaaaaaatgaatgatcTCATCGACGATTCGATTTTGTTTCGAAAAATCCGTTAAAATTTTTCGCTGTAAAAAAACGACTGCGGGAAGGTTCAACGcctatatgaatatataaagtattttataaCACCAAAACGTCCGAGCGAAGCTTAGGTGAAGTGTATTGATGAGTTCTGTTCCACATTTAGTGAAATGATTCAGTTGAACCGAGAGTTATTTGGGGATAAAAAAGAATTAAGTTATATATTTCATGGGAAAATGATCAAGATtcattggaaatttttttatagagtcCGGGCTAGACAGGGTATCAATACCTATCCGTCTGccaatgaaatataataatcttttaatttcgatgaaaattttatggcaaaatttttaagaagatGTACAGGGAAACGAATACGATTCTGAGCAACTCGACCTGAGATACAGAGTGATTATCGCTGTATTCGGCCCTAGTCAGAGcgaaaaatgttaaatgttttGATTCAACCGATAAGAGTTTCGCTCATCTTCTCCTTCTTTCgctcataaaatcataaaatgaaTTACTTGGCTACTCTGAAACCATGAATCACATATTTAAAGCTCTAATATCCCTTCCATTCTACGTacataccatatgtacatatgtacgtgcgtATAGTACTGATCAAGGCAACGGCTAAAGAATTCAGAAATTCCCTTTTTCAATTCAGTTGTTGCAGCGATTTCTTAGTTCATAGAACATAAAGGCTTTCTCATTAATAGATATTCCAAAttatattgtttataaaatggCTACTGCCGCAAATAAAAACGGTTATGAAGTTCTTATTGAATTACAAGCGAGTGTATTCAATGATGAAATTAGTTCACCACCATTTTATTTGAATCGACCGAAAATACTGAAGTTATACGCTTACCAAGGTTTTGAAGCAAATTCGAGTGATGTCCGTTTACCATATTTCATCGAACCACGCTCATATCCAATAGATTTGAATAAGGGAtttgagaaatttatttatCGGCGACATTGGgagttttcgaaaatgttggaGACTactctaaaatatatattggaCTCAGAAGAAAATGTTCTACAACCGTATATGTCAGAAAACCCAGAAGAACATCGGTCTTTAAAAACAGAGGACGACGAATCATATCAACGACAAAATTCAAAACGTAAATTAGTTCTTAGTAACCGTGGATGTTTAAGCAACATCATGATTATACCATATCGTTTGGTGGCATCGAAATATAACGacaaaacaatttttgcaaCACATTATTGTGGCGTTCTTCATATCTCTGACTATAGTTATAATAATAACACTACAAGAGGCAATGCATATCataataaatttcaacaaaCTTGTTTCTCAGGTAAGTAAAACTCAATTAAAATGTACTAAAATCTATTGACCATATTTGCCAActttgatttttagttttttttttataaaaatgccatatattttatgatgaatAAGTTGGCAAGTGttcttaacatatttacatacatgcatattatTAAGAACATAGAAGAAGGGAAATCTGCTTCGAGGGAAATCCCCTTTATAAAAGTTCATTAGAGAGAAATACCCTTTATAAAAGTTCATTCGCTGTCAAAATGTCGCCTTCAAAAATGAACTCTTTTATAGCCGgtaccaagaatgatagaatacaagattacgacgaccgccattacgaaacgtcatagttccgtgttgagaagaacaagagtgaaaaactcaaatggcttgcaaattgtaaacagaaaagtaaacacttttgtaaattcgcaaaatattattaattctttcgattttaatgaaaagttttagtgaagcgattgaatattgttgagtgaaaagatttgaatcatttctaaagaaatatataggcctattgataataaaattgtctattaagttgtgattcaaatggagaagacgtttcttgtgttgtatataaatacatacatatatacatatattataagttcagatgtatcagatgtatgaaattatgataaaggaattgtgaaattattaatttagtattctatcattcttgggtaCTAACGATACGTTTGTTGCTTCGTTTTGGTGTCGTGATCACAGAAATAATACattcgaaaaattaatgaattaatattttttattttgaaataccaaaaaatttattttgaaattcaaaaataatttaattcaaaatttttattttgcgatCCCGAAAatcacatataaaaatttaaaattttttgtcggaaataccagactgaaaaaaataaaaagaagtaaataaaacacggaattaaaataaataaaatgtgtttgA comes from the Bactrocera neohumeralis isolate Rockhampton chromosome 2, APGP_CSIRO_Bneo_wtdbg2-racon-allhic-juicebox.fasta_v2, whole genome shotgun sequence genome and includes:
- the LOC126766809 gene encoding decapping nuclease DXO homolog, which codes for MATAANNNGYEVLIELQASVVKDENSSPPFYLSRPKIQKLYAYQRFQANSNDVRLPYFIEPRSYPIDLNKGFEKFIFRQLADFSKMLETTQKFIVDSEENVLQPYRSENPETHQSLKTEDDESYQQRQNSKRKLVLSNRGCLSNIMIIPYRLVASKYNDKTIFATRYCGVLHISDYRYDNDTSRINTYHSKFQQTCFSDDPDLIPDTDEPVNENDYIRGIFHTNLKEFDLIYSGELSGIVSNHKIDDMQNMENINKLQFISTKLLWNSDHSNFWKHPKCLNWWATLYLANTSDLCVGLKDRDGVIRTPLQRKPVKDLPKDQSWKPKICIRFLLTMLELIEKNMSSVNCPYTVYEFVYDSFAKCIKLKKHIGKTEYSFLNEEYIERCRKQTSVSC
- the LOC126766817 gene encoding decapping nuclease DXO homolog, whose amino-acid sequence is MATAANKNGYEVLIELQASVFNDEISSPPFYLNRPKILKLYAYQGFEANSSDVRLPYFIEPRSYPIDLNKGFEKFIYRRHWEFSKMLETTLKYILDSEENVLQPYMSENPEEHRSLKTEDDESYQRQNSKRKLVLSNRGCLSNIMIIPYRLVASKYNDKTIFATHYCGVLHISDYSYNNNTTRGNAYHNKFQQTCFSDDPDLDPNTDVPVNEDEFFRGVFQTTLKEFDLIYSGELSGIVSNHKIDDMQNMENINELQFISTKLLWNSKHSNFWKNPKCLNWWTTLYLANTSDLCVGLKDRDGIIRTPLQRKPVKDLPKNQIWKPQICIRFLLTMLELIEKNMSSVNCPYTVYEFVYDSFAKCIKLKKHIGKTEYSFLNEEYIDRCRKQTSMSC